CTTCAGGACAGCAATCAGACACAGGGATATCATGGGTCAAGGGCAGCAGGGGAAATGTGGTCTTGTTCTTGGGACCAGCCCACAAGAGGACAGGGGGGCAAAAGCCATTGGGCAGGCAAAACAAGGGGAGTGGATGACATGGGAAGGagtggaaaagagaaagatcTCCTGGCAAGAGCTATGACAAATGGAAGCATTCAGAACAAGCTTCGCCATCAAGGCTGCCTACGGTGTCCTCCCATCTCCCAAGAGCCTCAGTCAGTGGTATGGTGAAGACCCCACATGCTCATTCTGTCGGGACTCCACCCACACTGAAACACATCCTAGTGGGCTGTAAGACCAGCTTCAATCAAGGGCGTTAGACCTGGCAGCACGGTCAGGTGCTCAAGTGTCTTGCAGCAGTGCTGGAAATGCAACAAATGAGTGTCAGTGCCCTTCCACCTATGTCATCCCACTGGCAAGCAACAACTTTTGTCCAGGAGGGTGAGGGTCAAGCCTTTCTCGCCACCTCAACACCAGATCAGTGGAGGAGGGCACGTGATTGGAAGTTGCTGGCAGACTTAGACCAAAAGCTCTTCTTCACAATGGAGGTCAACCTGCGACTAGACCTGGTGCTATGGTTAGCTTCAATCAGGCATGTACACATCATTGAGCACACAGTGCCTTGGGAGTGCTCAATAGAGGAGGCCTACAATCACAGAAAGTTACATGAAGAGTTATATGAAGCTTGCTCCAATACACAACAATGAGACTGGAAGGTGAGGGTTCGACCAGTTGATTTCGATTCAAGAGGGTTTGTAGCCACTTCAACATCCAGGCTACTCCAGGAGATGTGAGGGAAGGCTCACAGGCAGACAGTCAAGGATCTCTCCAGAGATGCTGAAAAGAGGAGTCAGTGGCTGTGGATGAAGAGACTCCACCTGGGCCTTCAAGTGAATTGATAGTGTCTAGGTGGTGAACCTGGAACGGTGCGATTCACTGCTGAAAGGAGGTGTCGCAGGCCTATCAGTAAAACACCAAAAAAGGAGTGTCCACATTCAATTAAAGCCTACTCACGATAGCTCTGGTCTGATAGCCACGTTCAGGCTGGTGTCTGTGTCCAGGGAATAAGCGCAGGAGAAGGGAAGACTCACAGGAACAGCAAAGGATACATTAGTTGgatagataaataaactgtTGGAGTAGATGGCATGTGTGCGGTTGGTCTGAAAgacaaataattcatttatcAATGATAAGTTCAATGATTAGAGAGAGTGCTATGAGCATTAAGTGGTTTAAGATAATGAATAGTTAGTGAAACAACATGTTTTGATCAAGGTGATAATAAACACCTGGAGATACTTTACAAGTACTAAGACTACATACAGTGTGTGCATCATATGTATGTGAGGTCAACCGATTAGACGTAGAATGGAGgttctgtaataaaaaataaaagataaaaataaataaaatagccaTGTACTTACACTCAGGATGTTTCCACAGGCACCGGCCTTAGTCTCCACTTCATACCAAACAATATCATCGCGTATTGTGACCCAGGAGCAATTGCGAGAAGCCAAGTTGCCAGAGAATGGATCCAAACCAGCAGAAACCAGGCTACTCAAAAGGAGTCCTACCTTGAGTTTGTCACGGCCACAGATTAGTTGGGTGGGCTGAAGTGAAGGTTGCTGAACTAAAGACAGAGatatacaaataatatataCAAATGAGACCAATAACCTCCAGTAAACCGTCCTCTCAGTATGGAATTTAACTACTGATAAACTTACCTTCACATACAGCACTTGCATCTTCATTATGACCACAGTTGTGGATTCCAAACCCCAGATGTCCACAGTCTGTTATTGATGATTCATTTCCAAAACATCTGACATCATCCAGCCAGATGGGTCCACTGCCTTGTCCAAATGCTGCACTTTGGAGCGCAGAACGAGCCCTTCCACAGCCCAGCTGTCTGCACACCACGTTAGCATCATTCAGGTCCCAGGAATCATCACACACTGTGCCCCACTGTCCATTGTGGAAGATCTCCACTCTGCCAGAGCAAGAGCTGTTTCCTCCATTGGCCAGACGGACCTGACCCTCAACTCCTGTGCTGTTGTCTGCTGGTGTTGTGGTAGTGGTGGTCCATACCACTGGAGGTGTTGGGAAGTTTGATGGTTCTGGTGTCGGTGGAAAAACTGTGCTGTTTATTCCTGGTtgaactgaaggaaaagtcTGTGTGAACTCACAAAACAACCAATACTGTCTTCAAGTTAAATGTGATCAGTGACAAAAGGAGTGTGTAGAAATATTTACCTTCACAGATGATGCTGGCATCTTCATTATGACCACAGTTGTGGTTTCCAAACCCCAGATGTCCACAGTCTGTAATCGATGATTCATTTCCAAAACATCTGACATCATCCAGCCAGATGGGTCCGCTGCCCTGTCCGAATGCTGCATTTTGGAGCGCAGAACGAGCCCTTCCACAGCCCAGCTGTCTGCACACAACATTAGCATCATTCAGGTCCCAGGAATCATCACACACTGTGCCCCACTGTCCACTGTGGAAGACCTCCACTCTGCCAGAGCAGCGGTTGTCAGAGTTGACCAGTCTAACTGGTGAAGcagctaaatgaaaaacaaggaacaaaatACAGTTGTTGTGAGACACTGATGAAATGTGGACTTGATAGCcacaaatcaataaaacatttcaaaaataaagtcCTCCGTGTTTAATGAACAAAGACGATTGCCATATGATGCAGTTGTCGCTGCTCAAATTTGTATTTACCTTCACAGACGACACCAGCATCCTCGTGGTGACCACAGTTATGAGATCCAAACCCTTGATGGCGACATTCAGAGAGCTCTGATTCGCTGCCTGTGCACAAGACGTCATCCAACCAGATGGGTCCAGTTCCTTGTCCAAATCGTGCATTTGATTGTGCAGAGAGGACCCTACCACAGCCCAGCTGTCTGCACACCACCTGAGCATCAACCAGGGCCCAGGAATCATCACACACTGTCCCCCACTGTCCACTGTGGAAGATCTCCACTCTGCCAGAGCAAGAGCTGTTTCCTCCATTGGCCAGACGGACCTGACCCTCAACTCCTGTGCTGTTGTCTGCTGGTGTTGTGGTAGTGGTGATCCGTACCACTGGAGGTGTTGGGAAATTTGATGGTTCTGGTGTCGGTGGAAAAACTGTGCTATTTATTCCTGGTtgaactgaaggaaaagtcTGTGTGAACTCACAAAACAACCAATACTGTCTTCAAGTTAAATGTGATCAGTGACAAAAGGAGTGTGTAGAAATATTTACCTTCACAGGTGATGCTGGCATCTTCATTATGACCACAGTTGTGGATTCCAAACCCCAGATGTCCACAGTCCGTTATCGATGATTCATTTCCAAAACATCTGACATCATCCAGCCAGATGGGTCCGCTGCCCTGTCCAAATGCTGCATTTTGGAGCGCAGAACGAGCCCTTCCACAGCCCAGCTGTCTGCACACCACGTTAACATCAACCAGGGCCCAGGAATCATCACACACTGTGCCCCACTGTCCACTGTGGAAGACCTCCACTCTGCCAGAGCAGCGGTTGTCAGAGTTGACCAGTCTAACTGGTGAAGcagctaaatgaaaaacaaggaacaaaatACAGTTGTTGTGAGACACTGATGAAATGTGGACTTGATAGCCACAAATCAAtaacacatttcaaaataaagtcctccgtgtttaatgaacaaataaaatggatATGTGATAGAGTTAGaattttgtgttgctgcttaAATTTGTATTTACCTTCACAGACGACACCAGCATCCTCGCTGTGACTACAGTCATGAAATCCAAATCCCCGATGGCGACATTCAGAGAGCTGTGATTCGCTGCCTGTGCACAAGACGTCATCCAACCAGATGGGTCCAGTTCCTTGTCCAAATTGTGCATTTGATGGTGCAGATAGGACCCTACCACAGCCCAGCTGTCTGCACACCGCCTGAGCATCAACCAGGGCCCAGGAATCATCACACACTGTCCCCCACTGTCCACTGTGGAAGATCTCCACTCTGCCAGAGCAAGAGCTGTTTCCTCCATTGGCCAGACGGACCTGACCCTCAACTCCTGTGCTGTTGTCTGCTGGTGTTGTGGTAGTGGTGTTTATCTGATTTGCGGCAGATGTCTGTGATATCGGGTCAGGGGTTGTGGAAGAAATTCCAGAATCTGATACGTTTACCTctgtttaaagtaaaatataaaattatatatttttatatatattattatatcattatatatttaatttctcacAAGATTCATtcaacttcaaaataaaaatttaattatcTATGAAATGAATggattacataaaaaaaattaatttgttctTACAATATTTGAAATGCTACATTACCTGTGCAGTATGCAAGGCTGCATGCGGATGGCTTAACAAGTTTGTAGACATAGTAGTCATGACAGCGTTTGACATGAATGATGTGTGAGCTGAAAAGACAGCAGCTCCCTCCCCAGGAATTACAAACTGTGCGATTTACAATCCCATCTGACTTTGTTGGATGAGGTTCTGTTATCCACATAGGAGCATGAGTTCCACACCTGTGTGTTTCTACACACCTCTCTGGAATACGAGCACTGGTCTCTTCCAGCAACAGGCGATACCAGCCCTGCCAGTTAATATTGTAATCACAGTGTATGTCTGTATGAccagtgttttttgttgaacGCCAGTCATCATTCAGTACAGTGTAGAGGTCACATGGATCAGCACATTCAGCCGTCCCATTGCTTTGGATGCAGTCCCAGCCTAAAGGACAAACTGTGTGTCCACAGCTGAACTGGACCGACTGAGAGGAGGGAGTTATTCTGGTCCTGGAGGAAGGCACCAGACATTCAAATGATCCTGGTGTGTTGTAGCAAATCTCAGGTGGCGTGCAGGGCGGGTTAGAGAGGGAGCACTCGTCAGTGTCCACACATCCACTGTCTAGTGACCAGTGGAAACCTTGACTACAGCACGACGAGTCATTGCAGAGTTTTATGTCGTAGCAGCTTAGACCATCACCTACGAAACCGTCTTTACAGACACAAGAGAGAACTTGGCTGGAGAAAGAGTCGCCTCTTTCTTGTGACTCCAAGCAGGTGGATTCCACATGACATGAATCACAGCTGGAAACAAGAGCCCCTGctaaaagagggagagagataatTTGATGTGTTGCTGTTTAAGTAAAAATAATCAGTCTTTGTGGAGAGATGGTTTACCTGAAGTGGTTTTGgtaaaaagatgtaaaagtaCGAGCATGAAGAATGCCCCGTGCACTCGCATTGTGGACCACATCCAAGCTGCTGAAAAAGACAAACGTGTTTTAAAATCCTACTACTATACAATGCTTATATTGCATAAATGATTCCGATTCAAATATCTGTACTTACCCTGGAGAAGTAATCTTTTAGGTAGTTGGAAAGTTAAATGAGAAAAGTACCAGTGAGGGTGAGAATTTATAGATCTAAATGGGTAAAATACTGACGTCAATGGAGTTACCTATTGGTAAAAAGATAAAGGGTCTCATTCAGACAAAactgacacacaaagacattacaATCAATCTTACATCACTGTTCAAATATTATGGAGACCTTGCGGTTTAGTGAATCTATAGAGTGGTGCAAATAACCACTTCAAATGACAGAACATTAACTGAGCTTTTGTGTAGGaaaactgcacacaaacattAGACCAAACAATTGAGTCTCATGGTGTGCTTTCTTGCTTTTTCATAGTTTTCATCTAAGTTTCCATCATTTTTCATAATCCAGTcacacttctccatctggcaatctgatggatCGAATCTAATATCACTCGAAATAGTGTaccctgatgtaaataaaatgaacaatgtaTGTACATTTCTATAccatttattgtcaaatttcaagtgttttcaaagtaatagcCTATACTTTTAATATACCAATATGTCTGAACTTATAGAACTACAATCAATTTGATTGGCTTGGCCATTGATGATGCTCCTGATGAATTAATTCCCTTGAAGTCAGGTGCCATTAGGTGAATCAAAACACACTGGATTAATGAAACTGGCCCTGGACATGTAATTGATTATTATTGTATGACAGGTGTGTGTTGGACCTGATCTTATGTTTTTACTATGTTTCCAAGGTATTCACTCATCCATCCAAAAAAGTGAATTCCGGTGATTGGATCACtctgggtttggtggttgcCAAGAGACctgtacttgtctgactgcactgTGGCAAGTGTCAAGTTTGGTGGAAAGGGATTACGGTGTGGGGTTGTTGTTTAGGAGCTGGACTTGGctccttagttccagtgaaaggaactgtgaatgcttcagcatacctgAGTTAAGACAATTCCATTATCCCAACTTGGTGGGAACAGTTTGTGGAtagcttcttcctcttccaacaTGACTGCTCACCAGTggacaaagcaaggtccataaagacatagatgaatgaatgggaTGTGGAAGAACTTCAATGACCTGAAATGACTCATCATGCTGTAGTCAAGGTTTCCACTAGTCACCAGTGACATCAACCTGATAAAACACCTGAGATGAATTAGATGAGCCAGGCCTTCTCCTCCCATGTCAGTGAAATATAATgcgcttctggaagaatggtcagaAATTCCGATAAAACacaccttgtggaaagccttctcAGAAGTGTTGAAGTTGTTATTGCTGCAAAGATGCAGCTGATGTCAGATCCATGGGCGTCTAAAGGCAGGTGAGTGAATACCTTTGGCAATATAGTTTATCCCTGACTTTGAAAAAGTTGTTTTCACAAGCCAAACCAGTTTCTTTATACTTCTCATGCCCTCATTTTGTTGATTATGAAATACTGTTAAGTCCTGGAGTAATtgtctcatttttgttttattgttccaAGATAAATGATTGACTCAGTGCTTTAATCTATTACCAGAAGACTATGCTAAAATGATTTTACAGCGCTTTTTTCGGGGAAGTACTTATATGTAAGACTGTTCATTGGACTGTTGGACATTGTTCAGTGACAGAGACACTTGTAggggaaataaattattaaacatttaagtctaatAACTGCACTTGTCAGGGGGCACCACTCACAGATGTAAAG
The nucleotide sequence above comes from Mugil cephalus isolate CIBA_MC_2020 chromosome 2, CIBA_Mcephalus_1.1, whole genome shotgun sequence. Encoded proteins:
- the LOC125003641 gene encoding deleted in malignant brain tumors 1 protein-like isoform X3 yields the protein MWSTMRVHGAFFMLVLLHLFTKTTSGALVSSCDSCHVESTCLESQERGDSFSSQVLSCVCKDGFVGDGLSCYDIKLCNDSSCCSQGFHWSLDSGCVDTDECSLSNPPCTPPEICYNTPGSFECLVPSSRTRITPSSQSVQFSCGHTVCPLGWDCIQSNGTAECADPCDLYTVLNDDWRSTKNTGHTDIHCDYNINWQGWYRLLLEETSARIPERCVETHRCGTHAPMWITEPHPTKSDGIVNRTVCNSWGGSCCLFSSHIIHVKRCHDYYVYKLVKPSACSLAYCTEVNVSDSGISSTTPDPISQTSAANQINTTTTTPADNSTGVEGQVRLANGGNSSCSGRVEIFHSGQWGTVCDDSWALVDAQAVCRQLGCGRVLSAPSNAQFGQGTGPIWLDDVLCTGSESQLSECRHRGFGFHDCSHSEDAGVVCEAASPVRLVNSDNRCSGRVEVFHSGQWGTVCDDSWALVDVNVVCRQLGCGRARSALQNAAFGQGSGPIWLDDVRCFGNESSITDCGHLGFGIHNCGHNEDASITCEVQPGINSTVFPPTPEPSNFPTPPVVRITTTTTPADNSTGVEGQVRLANGGNSSCSGRVEIFHSGQWGTVCDDSWALVDAQVVCRQLGCGRVLSAQSNARFGQGTGPIWLDDVLCTGSESELSECRHQGFGSHNCGHHEDAGVVCEAASPVRLVNSDNRCSGRVEVFHSGQWGTVCDDSWDLNDANVVCRQLGCGRARSALQNAAFGQGSGPIWLDDVRCFGNESSITDCGHLGFGNHNCGHNEDASIICEVQPGINSTVFPPTPEPSNFPTPPVVWTTTTTTPADNSTGVEGQVRLANGGNSSCSGRVEIFHNGQWGTVCDDSWDLNDANVVCRQLGCGRARSALQSAAFGQGSGPIWLDDVRCFGNESSITDCGHLGFGIHNCGHNEDASAVCEVQQPSLQPTQLICGRDKLKVGLLLSSLVSAGLDPFSGNLASRNCSWVTIRDDIVWYEVETKAGACGNILSTNRTHAIYSNSLFIYPTNVSFAVPVSLPFSCAYSLDTDTSLNVAIRPELSLAGGISGSGPKARASMYLFRDSSYTETYPAGRVTLPVGSPLYVGVFVDRRDPSFTLVLEDCFATHSSSPNDPTQYPLIHNKCPTSRQQVSVTESGSSLQARFSALLFPFQDGYRDIYLHCGLSLCDRRISYCVPNCRSRTQRSVSRSAYLKPITIGPIIWDKPAE
- the LOC125003641 gene encoding deleted in malignant brain tumors 1 protein-like isoform X1; this encodes MWSTMRVHGAFFMLVLLHLFTKTTSAGALVSSCDSCHVESTCLESQERGDSFSSQVLSCVCKDGFVGDGLSCYDIKLCNDSSCCSQGFHWSLDSGCVDTDECSLSNPPCTPPEICYNTPGSFECLVPSSRTRITPSSQSVQFSCGHTVCPLGWDCIQSNGTAECADPCDLYTVLNDDWRSTKNTGHTDIHCDYNINWQGWYRLLLEETSARIPERCVETHRCGTHAPMWITEPHPTKSDGIVNRTVCNSWGGSCCLFSSHIIHVKRCHDYYVYKLVKPSACSLAYCTEVNVSDSGISSTTPDPISQTSAANQINTTTTTPADNSTGVEGQVRLANGGNSSCSGRVEIFHSGQWGTVCDDSWALVDAQAVCRQLGCGRVLSAPSNAQFGQGTGPIWLDDVLCTGSESQLSECRHRGFGFHDCSHSEDAGVVCEAASPVRLVNSDNRCSGRVEVFHSGQWGTVCDDSWALVDVNVVCRQLGCGRARSALQNAAFGQGSGPIWLDDVRCFGNESSITDCGHLGFGIHNCGHNEDASITCEVQPGINSTVFPPTPEPSNFPTPPVVRITTTTTPADNSTGVEGQVRLANGGNSSCSGRVEIFHSGQWGTVCDDSWALVDAQVVCRQLGCGRVLSAQSNARFGQGTGPIWLDDVLCTGSESELSECRHQGFGSHNCGHHEDAGVVCEAASPVRLVNSDNRCSGRVEVFHSGQWGTVCDDSWDLNDANVVCRQLGCGRARSALQNAAFGQGSGPIWLDDVRCFGNESSITDCGHLGFGNHNCGHNEDASIICEVQPGINSTVFPPTPEPSNFPTPPVVWTTTTTTPADNSTGVEGQVRLANGGNSSCSGRVEIFHNGQWGTVCDDSWDLNDANVVCRQLGCGRARSALQSAAFGQGSGPIWLDDVRCFGNESSITDCGHLGFGIHNCGHNEDASAVCEVQQPSLQPTQLICGRDKLKVGLLLSSLVSAGLDPFSGNLASRNCSWVTIRDDIVWYEVETKAGACGNILSTNRTHAIYSNSLFIYPTNVSFAVPVSLPFSCAYSLDTDTSLNVAIRPELSLAGGISGSGPKARASMYLFRDSSYTETYPAGRVTLPVGSPLYVGVFVDRRDPSFTLVLEDCFATHSSSPNDPTQYPLIHNKCPTSRQQVSVTESGSSLQARFSALLFPFQDGYRDIYLHCGLSLCDRRISYCVPNCRSRTQRSVSRSAYLKPITIGPIIWDKPAE
- the LOC125003641 gene encoding deleted in malignant brain tumors 1 protein-like isoform X2; this encodes MWSTMRVHGAFFMLVLLHLFTKTTSAGALVSSCDSCHVESTCLESQERGDSFSSQVLSCVCKDGFVGDGLSCYDIKLCNDSSCCSQGFHWSLDSGCVDTDECSLSNPPCTPPEICYNTPGSFECLVPSSRTRITPSSQSVQFSCGHTVCPLGWDCIQSNGTAECADPCDLYTVLNDDWRSTKNTGHTDIHCDYNINWQGWYRLLLEETSARIPERCVETHRCGTHAPMWITEPHPTKSDGIVNRTVCNSWGGSCCLFSSHIIHVKRCHDYYVYKLVKPSACSLAYCTEVNVSDSGISSTTPDPISQTSAANQINTTTTTPADNSTGVEGQVRLANGGNSSCSGRVEIFHSGQWGTVCDDSWALVDAQAVCRQLGCGRVLSAPSNAQFGQGTGPIWLDDVLCTGSESQLSECRHRGFGFHDCSHSEDAGVVCEAASPVRLVNSDNRCSGRVEVFHSGQWGTVCDDSWALVDVNVVCRQLGCGRARSALQNAAFGQGSGPIWLDDVRCFGNESSITDCGHLGFGIHNCGHNEDASITCEVQPGINSTVFPPTPEPSNFPTPPVVRITTTTTPADNSTGVEGQVRLANGGNSSCSGRVEIFHSGQWGTVCDDSWALVDAQVVCRQLGCGRVLSAQSNARFGQGTGPIWLDDVLCTGSESELSECRHQGFGSHNCGHHEDAGVVCEAASPVRLVNSDNRCSGRVEVFHSGQWGTVCDDSWDLNDANVVCRQLGCGRARSALQNAAFGQGSGPIWLDDVRCFGNESSITDCGHLGFGNHNCGHNEDASIICEVQPGINSTVFPPTPEPSNFPTPPVVWTTTTTTPADNSTGVEGQVRLANGGNSSCSGRVEIFHNGQWGTVCDDSWDLNDANVVCRQLGCGRARSALQSAAFGQGSGPIWLDDVRCFGNESSITDCGHLGFGIHNCGHNEDASAVCEVQQPSLQPTQLICGRDKLKVGLLLSSLVSAGLDPFSGNLASRNCSWVTIRDDIVWYEVETKAGACGNILSTNRTHAIYSNSLFIYPTNVSFAVPVSLPFSCAYSLDTDTSLNVAIRPELLAGGISGSGPKARASMYLFRDSSYTETYPAGRVTLPVGSPLYVGVFVDRRDPSFTLVLEDCFATHSSSPNDPTQYPLIHNKCPTSRQQVSVTESGSSLQARFSALLFPFQDGYRDIYLHCGLSLCDRRISYCVPNCRSRTQRSVSRSAYLKPITIGPIIWDKPAE